The nucleotide sequence CGCTGTCGGTCCTGTCGGTGGGCCTGGTGACCTGGATGGTGTTCTGGATGCGGCGCACCGCCCGCCATCTGAAGTCCGAGCTGCACAGCAAGCTGGACGCGGCGCTCGCGATGGGCACCGGGGCGCTGGTGGCCACGGCCTTCCTGGCGGTGGGCCGGGAGGGTCTGGAGACCGCGCTGTTCGTGTGGACGGCGGTGCGGGCGAGCAACGACGGTACGGCGGATCCGCTGATCGGCGTGGTCCTGGGTCTGATCACCGCGGTGGCGCTGGGCTGGCTGTTCTACCGGGGTGCGCTCAGGATCAACCTGGCGAAGTTCTTCACCTGGACGGGCGCGATGCTGGTCGTGGTGGCCGCGGGGGTGCTCGCGTACGGCTTCCACGATCTGCAGGAGGCCGACTGGCTGCCCGGGCTGCACTCGCTGGCCTTCGACATCAGCTCCACCATCGCGCCGGACTCCTGGTACGGCACGGTGCTCAAGGGCGTGTTCAACTTCCAGCCGGACCCGACCTGGCTTCAGGTGTGGATGTGGGCGCTCTATCTGGTCCCCACGCTCGCGCTGTTCCTGCGTCCCGGTAGGGTGTCGCCGTCCACAGCAGCCCCCAGGAATCGGGAGCCGGAGCCCCATGACACGCAGGCCGCCCCGTCGGCAGTTGACAGTTCCGACCGCAGCGGCGGTACTGACGCTGGGGATGACCCTGACGGGGTGCATGACGGTCCACGGCGAGCGGGAGAACATTCCGTCGGTGGACAAGGCTGAGGCGCCGGGGGCGCTCAAGCAGTTCACCGACGCGTACAACAAGGCGTACCGGGAGCTGGATCCGGCGGTGGCGAGCCAGGTGGAGACGGGCCCGCTGGAGGCCATCACCACCGCCGACCTCAAGGCCCAGCACGCGAGCTCCCCGAACGGCAACCCCAAGTACCCGGCGCTGAAGCTGTCCGACGTCACCTACCGCATCCCCAAGCAGGTGGGCTGGCCGAAGTTCTTCGTCGCGGACACCGACAGCAACCGCGACGACAACCGCTGGCTGTTCGTCTTCACCCGTGGCGGTGCGGACGAGCCGTGGAAGGCCGCGTATCTCTCGATCCTCAGCCAGGACGAGGTGCCGGACTTCGCGACCGACAAGGACGGCTGGGCCAAGCCGGTCCCGACGGAGGGGCCGACCCCGAAGCTGGCGACCCGCCCGGACAAGCTGAGCGCGGAGTACACCGACTACCTGATGACGGGCGAGGGCTCGGTCTTCGCCGACGGCCAGTCGACCTCGGGGCTGCGGGACACCCGGAAGAAGTTCCTGCGCACCCCGAAGTTCTGGACGGAGTACATCGACACCCCGGCGCGGGGCGCGCAGGACGCCCCGGTGGGGCTGCGCACCTCGGACGGCGGGGCGATCGTGTTCTTCTCCTCGCACCACCGGCAGAAGCAGACGATGGCGAAGGGCTTCCGGCCCAACCCGGATCCGCAGATCAAGGCGCTGATGACGGGCGAGGCGAAGAAGGCGGTGACGCTGACGAGGGTTTCGGAGTCGGCGGTGCGGGTCCCCGCCAAGGATGCGGCGGACCCGAAGGTGGTCTTCCTCAACCGCCTGGAAGGCGTAACCGCCGCGAAGGGCGAGTAGGCATGGTTGTGGGCAATCGTCCCGCGGGGCGGGACGGGTGGGCACACCCCACGCACCGGCCCGCACCCGACCACGAAACCCGCGAAGTTACCGCCCTATGGGCCAAGCAGCCGCCTGATCCTGGTCCTCGCCCGCGAAGCGGGCACAAGCATCGGTAAGCGTCTCCAGCAACGTCAGCGGATCCGGCAGCGGCCGCTCCGGCCCGAGCAACCACCCCACATGCCCATCCCCCGGCAGCCGAGCGGGCGGCATCAGCACATAGCTGCCCCGGCAATGCCACCGCAGCCCCGGATGCTCGTCCATCGTCTCCGGGTGGCAGTCCAGCTCACAGGGCCACCACTCGTCCTCGTCATCCGGCGTGCCCCGGGTGGCGGTGAAGAACAGCATCCGCCCCTGCTGGAGATCGCCGCTGCTCGTGGCCACGGGCCCGACCTCGACCTCGGCCGCGCCCAGCCGCTCCAGGGCCAGCCGCCCGGCGTCCGCGGGCACGTCGAGCACGTCGTGGACGATGCCGGTGGCGGTGATGAAGTTGGCCTGCGGATCGGAGCGCAGCCACTGCGCGACCTTGTCCGGGTCGGTGGTCGCCTGGGTCTGCCAGGCGAACGAGACGGGGTGGCGACCCGGGGTGGGACAGCCGATGCGGTCACAGGAACAGCCGTAGCCGGAGGGGTGGGCGGCCGGCGCGAGCGGGAATCCCGCCGCCGCGGCGGCCATGAGCAGGTCCTCGCGGACGCCGCCGGCGCCCGCTCCCGTGTCGTGGTCGCCGCCCGCTCCGCTCCTCGGCCGACGCAGCCACTGGGAGAACCTGCCCTTGCGTTCCATCTACCGCCTCGCTTCACCGCCGGTACCGGCGGTACGGCCGGTACCCGATCAATGCTGCCACCATCCTGCTCCGGAAGTGGCCGGTGTCCGCATCCGGGGTGGGTGAGACCACCTCGACCGGGTGTCGATATCAGGGCATACAAGACATCTCGCCCCTAGCGTTCCATCTATGATCAGCAGGCATTTTCTGACCGCCGTCGTGGTGCTCGGCCTCTCCATACCGGCGGCCGTCGCGGCCCACCCCACCGCTCGTCCGTCCGTACGACGTCTCATACCCCCGGCCGGCGAACCGGCGCGGCTCCAGCCCGCGCTCACGGCCCCGTCGGCCGGAAAGCCCGCCGTCGTCTACACCGCGCACCGCGGCGGCGCCCTGGAAGTGCCCGAGAACAGCATGTCCGGGCTGGCCAATGCCTTCAGGCGGCATGACGTCCAGGTCCTCGACTTCGACACCCGCATGTTGCGGGACGGCACGCTCGTGGTGATGCACGACGCGACGCTGGACCGCACCACCGACCGGACCGGGCCCGTACGGGCGCTGACCGCCGCCCAGTGGCGGGGCGTCCGGCTGCGCCCCGACCCCTCCCTGCGCGGCACCTGGCGGCCCGAGCGGCCGCCCACCGTCGCCGAGGCGCTGGACCGGTTCGGCGGCCGGATCACCTTGATGGTGGAGGCCAAGGACCCCGAAAGCCTGCCGCGGCTGGCGCGGATGATCCGCGACCGGGGTCTGATCCACTCCGTCTACGTCAACAGCAACCGCCCCGAGGTGGCCCGCGAGGCCCACCGTAAGGGGCTGATGACCCAGCTATGGCGGTCCGCCCGGCAGATGCGCACCGACACCCCGCGCGACTGGCGCGGGATCGTCGATCTGCTGGACGTCGACTACCGGGCGCGCGAGAAGGATGTGCGGCGGGCCGTCGCCTCCGGGATACCGCGGGTGTGGGCGCACACCGTGGAGACCCCGGCACAGCGGGACCGGATGCTGCGGCTGGGGTGCGACGGCATCATCACGGACGCACCGGCCCTGCTGGTCTCCACGCCCGTACGAAGGCCGTCGGCGCCCAGCGGGGAATGAGCGGCGGTCCGCGGTGGGCGAGCGGGCCGACCAGCCGCCCCGGCCCGGGCGGCGAGGCCGACCCTGAGCGCGGCGGGCCCCGCGAGGCCCCCGGCCCAGGCCCCCGGCCCAGACGGCGACCCCCGGCCCGTGCGCCGAAGGCGCCCCCTCCCGGCCGGTAGAATTCGCCGAATGCACGCCCCCGACGCCGCCCTTACCGACGAGACGCCGCAGACCGCGCTCGCCGGCCTGCTCGACGGTCTGCCGCCTCGCCAGGCGGCCCAGGCGGTCGACCGGCTGATCGGCCACTACCGGGGGCGCACCCCGACCGACGCGCCCGTGCTGCGCGACCGCTCCGACGTCGCCGCCTACGCCGCGTACCGGATGCCCGCGACCTTCGAGGCCGTGCGCGCCGCCCTCGCCGCCTTCCGCGCCCGGACGCCCGCATGGGCCCCGGCCTCGCATATCGACATCGGCGGCGGTACGGGCGCGGCGAGCTGGGCGGTGGCCGCCACCTGGCCCCGGGACGGGCACACCACCACCGTCCTGGACTGGGCCGAGCCCGCGCTCGCCCTCGGCCGCGAGCTGGCCGGGCAGGCGCCCTCCGAAGCGCTGCGCACCGCCCGCTGGCAGCGCCGGGCGATCGGCGACGGGCTCGCGCTGCCGGACGGGACCGACCTGGTCACCGTCAGTTATGTGCTGGGCGAGCTGACCGAGGCCGACCGGCAGGCCGTGGTGGCCGAGGCGGCCCGCGCGGCCCAGGCCGTGGTGCTGATCGAACCGGGCACCCCGGACGGCTATCTGCGGATCCGCGAGGCGCGGGACCGGCTGCTGGCGGCCGGGCTGCGCATCGTCGCCCCCTGCCCGCACGGCGCGGCCTGCCCGATCGAACCCGGCGCCGACTGGTGCCACTTCGCCGCCCGGGTCCGCCGCTCCTCCCTCCACCGGCAGGTCAAGGGCGGTTCACTGCCGTACGAGGACGAGAAGTTCAGCTATGTCGCGGCCGTACGGTTCGACGCCGCACCCGCCGGAGCGCGGGTGGTGCGTCGCCCGCAGATCCGCAAGGGCCAGGTACTGCTGGACCTGTGCGCCCCGGAGTCGGGGCTGGCCCGCACCACGGTGACCAAGCGTCAGGGCCCGCTGTACCGGGCCGCCCGCGATGTCTCCTGGGGCGATGTCTGGCCGCCCGAGGAGGAGCCACCCCGCTAGTGCCTGAAGTTCGTTGCATATGTGTAGCCTTGTCCGCATTGGCGCGCATGGGACGGCCCGGTGGCCGAGGTGACATTGACCGACGACGAGCGCGAGACGCTGGTGCGCTGGTCGCGGCGGGCGACCTCGGCTCAGGCTCTGGCTCAGCGGTGCCGGATCGTGCTGGGTTGCGCGGAGGGGAAGTCGAACCGGCAGGTGGCCGCTGAACTCGGCATCTGGCCACAGACGGTGGGCAAGTGGCGCCGCCGATTCCTGGAGTCGCGCCTTGACCGTCTGGCGGACGAGCCTCGCCCCGGCGCCCGACCGGAGCCGGCAGCCCGGCGCGTTGGCCCGGCCGCTCTACCGACGCCACGTCAGTAGCCCTGGCGCACCTCGTGGTTCACGCTCGCGGCCCCGGCCCGCGCGCCGAGCGCCGCTCATGCCTCGGCGGATGCGCCCGTCGCCGCCGCGATCAGGGCCGTCGCCGCCGCGTGGGAGGTCGCGGCCACCGTGGAGTCGTGGTCCATCAGAGCGGAGATGCCGGCGCCGTCGTAAAGGAGTTGGAGCTGGTGGCCCAGGGCATCGGGGTCGGCGGCGCCGGCCTCGGCGGCGAGGCGGGTGAAGAGTTCGCGCATCCAGCCGCGGAAGGCGTCCGCCGCTTCCTGGACCAGCCCGCCGGGGCCGGCCTCGGCGCCGGCGCGGATGAAGGCGCAGCCGCGGTAGTCGGGCCGGTCGAACTGCCGCCCCTGGGACTCGAAGACCGCCAGCATCTGCTCGCGGGGCGTGTCGCGCTCCGCGACGGCCCGGGTGATCCGGTCGGCGGTGTCCGCGTGCCGCGTGTCGAGGTACGCCCGGACGAGCTGCTCCTTGCCGCCGAAGGTGTTGTACAGCGACCCCTTGGCCACGCCCGCGTGCTCGATGACCCGGTCGATCCCGACGCACTGCACGCCCTCGGCGTAGAACAGCTCGTTCGCGGCGGCGAGCAGGCGCTCACGCGCCGACGGCTTAGCGGTGCTCTGGACACTCGCCATGACGGTCACTCCTTCAGACAGATCTGTCTACATTATGCCCCGGCCGCGCCCCTGCGGCCGAGTCCCGACCGAGTCCCGGCCGGAGTCCACCCCTCAGGTGTTGCCGCCGACCCGCTCGCCCGGCAGGACCGCCGCCCCGTGCCGGCCGCCGCGCAGCAGCCCGAGCAGCGCGAACGTCGCGAGGACGATCACGGCGACGCCGTACTCCTGCGCGGTGGCGGTCAGTCCACCCGCGTGAACGACGAGGAACCCGGCGACCACGGCGGGCACCCCCATGCCCAGGTAGGAGACGACGAAGAGCAGGGACAGCACCCCGGAACTCTCATGCGGCCGGGCCAGCGGCATCACCGTACGGATGCCGCCCTGGAACCCGCTGCCGAAACCGACGCCCGCGATGGCGGTGCCGACGAAGAAGCCGGTGGGGGAGGAATCGCGGATCGAGACGAGGGTGAGGGCCACCCCGGCGAGCAGCGCGAGGATGCCGGTGAGCATCACCGTCCGGGTCGCCGCCTTCCGCAGGACCAGCACCGAGACGGCGGCCACCCCGGCGAGCACGAACAGGCTCAGCCCGCCGAGGACTTCGGACCTGGAACCGGTCAACTTCCGTGCGAGGGACGGACCGAGCGACCCGTACAGCCCGGCCAGCGCCCAGACGGCGAACAGCACCGGCGCGGCCACCAGCATCGGGCGGCGTACGGCGCGCGGCAGCTTGATCTCCGGCGCCAGGCTGGCCAGCGCCCCCGGCTTGCGGATCACCGTCTCGGCCATCAGCGCGACGGCGATGGCCTGGAGGACGAAGACCGCCAGCAGCCCGAGGTAGACCAGAAGCGTGGGGGCGGGCAGGAACTGGACGACGAGGCCGGAGACCAGGGCGCCGGTCGCCGTGCCGATGCCCGGGACGACCGCGTTGGTGATCGTGCCGCGCGGCCGGTCGATGTCCATCATCCCCGCCCCGACCGCGCCGAGCGCGGCGCCGGCCGACAGTCCCTGGACGACCCGGGCGACCATCAGCCCCGACACGCCGTCGGCGGTGGCGAACACGACCATCGAGGTGGCCTGCGCCGCCAGCGCGGCCAGCAGCACCGGCCGCCTGCCGACGTGGTCGGAGAGCTTGCCCATGGTGAGCAACCCGAGCAGCACGGCCACCGCGTAGACGCCGAAGACCACGGTGGTAGTGATCGGGTCGAAGCCCCATTCGGCCTGGTAGACGGCGTAGAGCGGGGTCGGCGCGCTGGAGGCCGCCAGGAACGAGATGGTGATCGAGGCCAGTACGTACAGCGCCACGTTCGGCGGCAGCCGCCGGCCCCGCGCGGATGCGGCAGCGGAGTCGGATCCGGAGGCGGCGGGCGCCGCATCCGAGGTGCATGCCGGTTTGGACGCCGGGACGACCGAGAGATTCGTCATGACCATTCCCGTCCGAGGTTTGAGTAGACCTGTCTGTTCAATCTCGATACATTAGACAGACACGTCTACTCAGGTCAAGCGGGAGAGGCGGTCTTCAACGAACTTCAGGCGCAGGACACCAGGCGCTCCGCTGGATGCCCTGACCTGCCCTCGATCGTCCGCGCGGCGTCGTGACCGATCGCGCCCACTCGGCGGAGCCGTACATCGACACAGCCCCGCGCCCCTTCAGTGCGCGTTCCTATGGGGCGTCCGACAGACCACGCGGCGGAGCCGCTTATCGATGCTTCGGG is from Streptomyces hygroscopicus and encodes:
- a CDS encoding MFS transporter, translated to MVMTNLSVVPASKPACTSDAAPAASGSDSAAASARGRRLPPNVALYVLASITISFLAASSAPTPLYAVYQAEWGFDPITTTVVFGVYAVAVLLGLLTMGKLSDHVGRRPVLLAALAAQATSMVVFATADGVSGLMVARVVQGLSAGAALGAVGAGMMDIDRPRGTITNAVVPGIGTATGALVSGLVVQFLPAPTLLVYLGLLAVFVLQAIAVALMAETVIRKPGALASLAPEIKLPRAVRRPMLVAAPVLFAVWALAGLYGSLGPSLARKLTGSRSEVLGGLSLFVLAGVAAVSVLVLRKAATRTVMLTGILALLAGVALTLVSIRDSSPTGFFVGTAIAGVGFGSGFQGGIRTVMPLARPHESSGVLSLLFVVSYLGMGVPAVVAGFLVVHAGGLTATAQEYGVAVIVLATFALLGLLRGGRHGAAVLPGERVGGNT
- a CDS encoding DNA primase, giving the protein MERKGRFSQWLRRPRSGAGGDHDTGAGAGGVREDLLMAAAAAGFPLAPAAHPSGYGCSCDRIGCPTPGRHPVSFAWQTQATTDPDKVAQWLRSDPQANFITATGIVHDVLDVPADAGRLALERLGAAEVEVGPVATSSGDLQQGRMLFFTATRGTPDDEDEWWPCELDCHPETMDEHPGLRWHCRGSYVLMPPARLPGDGHVGWLLGPERPLPDPLTLLETLTDACARFAGEDQDQAAAWPIGR
- a CDS encoding rRNA methyltransferase gives rise to the protein MHAPDAALTDETPQTALAGLLDGLPPRQAAQAVDRLIGHYRGRTPTDAPVLRDRSDVAAYAAYRMPATFEAVRAALAAFRARTPAWAPASHIDIGGGTGAASWAVAATWPRDGHTTTVLDWAEPALALGRELAGQAPSEALRTARWQRRAIGDGLALPDGTDLVTVSYVLGELTEADRQAVVAEAARAAQAVVLIEPGTPDGYLRIREARDRLLAAGLRIVAPCPHGAACPIEPGADWCHFAARVRRSSLHRQVKGGSLPYEDEKFSYVAAVRFDAAPAGARVVRRPQIRKGQVLLDLCAPESGLARTTVTKRQGPLYRAARDVSWGDVWPPEEEPPR
- a CDS encoding glycerophosphoryl diester phosphodiesterase, producing the protein MISRHFLTAVVVLGLSIPAAVAAHPTARPSVRRLIPPAGEPARLQPALTAPSAGKPAVVYTAHRGGALEVPENSMSGLANAFRRHDVQVLDFDTRMLRDGTLVVMHDATLDRTTDRTGPVRALTAAQWRGVRLRPDPSLRGTWRPERPPTVAEALDRFGGRITLMVEAKDPESLPRLARMIRDRGLIHSVYVNSNRPEVAREAHRKGLMTQLWRSARQMRTDTPRDWRGIVDLLDVDYRAREKDVRRAVASGIPRVWAHTVETPAQRDRMLRLGCDGIITDAPALLVSTPVRRPSAPSGE
- a CDS encoding iron transporter, producing MFGNYLIGLREGLEASLVVCILVAYLVKTKRRDALRPVWLGIAVAVGLSMSFGAALEFGSQELTFEAKEALGGSLSVLSVGLVTWMVFWMRRTARHLKSELHSKLDAALAMGTGALVATAFLAVGREGLETALFVWTAVRASNDGTADPLIGVVLGLITAVALGWLFYRGALRINLAKFFTWTGAMLVVVAAGVLAYGFHDLQEADWLPGLHSLAFDISSTIAPDSWYGTVLKGVFNFQPDPTWLQVWMWALYLVPTLALFLRPGRVSPSTAAPRNREPEPHDTQAAPSAVDSSDRSGGTDAGDDPDGVHDGPRRAGEHSVGGQG